The segment TGAATGAGAGAGAAGTGTTTTAAAGATACATGTCACAATCTACTTAAAATAAGTGTCTTATGTGAGCTTAGAAAATAAGCTAAGTCCGTAGCATACAGCTAGCTAAAAGAGAATGCATACAATAGAATCATTGTCTAATCATATCGTTATAGTGTATTAGAAAATGATGAATTTTCATTCAATGAAGGAGTATTTCTATATATCAAACCTGACCCTGTTGAAGAAGAAGCACAATCCGAAGGCCCAATTATTTCAGTTCTAATATACTTTGCTAATTCAAAATGTCCTCGAACATGTAGAGGCACATGAGATTTGACCCTCTCTAGCTCTAAGGCTACTTCCTTCATTGTAGGCCTTTTCTTCCCATTCAAATTCAAACATTGTGTTGCAACGTTAACAACAGCCATTATCTCCTCTTCTCCACCCTCCTTCACAACTTGAGCATCAAGAATATCAAATAAGTTTGTCTCCTCTattgacaaaataaaataacttgCTAAGCTTCTCTCTTCTTCGGTTCTTGTTGAAGAGATCGGCTTTTGGCCCGTTAAAAGCTCAACCAAAACAATTCCAAAACTATATACATCACTTTTTTCAGTGAATTGTCCTGTTCGAAAATATTCTGGATCTAAGTAGCCGAAAGTCCCTCGCACAAGAGTAGTCAAGTGAGTTTGGTCAATGGAAACAGACCTCGATGTCCCAAAATCTGCCACTTTTGCTCTATATTTCTCATCTAAGAGTATATTTTTAGACTTGATATCTCTATGAAAAATAGGTGTACTAGAGGCAGAATGTAAGTAAGCAAGTGCTCCTGCTACTTCCGTGGCAATCTCCAAGCGTCTTTCCCAAGAAAATGGCAACTCATTGTTTTTATCATGAATAAGCTCAAATAGAGTTCCGTGAGAGATAAACTCGTAAACTAATAAGGGAACTTCTATCTCCAAGCAACATCCCAATAGCTTTACTATATTTCTATGATTAAGTTGGGAAAGAATCACAATCTCATTGATGAATTGCTCATATTGATTCTCATCAACTATTTTTGACTTCTTAATGGCTACGATTCTTCCATCAGTCAACATACCTTTATAAACCGTTCCTTGACCTCCACGACCAAGAATACGATCCTCATTGAAGTTGTCACTTGCCTTCTTCAATTCATTGAAAGTGAATATTTTTGTATTCTCAATGCTGACTTCATTAGAAGACATTTGGTGTTGCAATAACTGTTGCTGGAAGAACTGTTCTCTGAGTTTGATCTTTCGCCTTCTCCTTAAAACTTTATATAACCAGAACCCTCCAAGAAGTAGAAACAACAATCCCCCACCTAGGCTAATACCTGCACATCTCACAAGTAATGAAAAGATAACCTTTATTACTAAAATGTGTCAAGAAAGTTCGAATTTTGACATTCTAATATCATATATTCAAATTGGTTCAACTCAACACTAAGTAAAACAAAATGGTAtcaaaaggataaaaaatgatACGGGAGTTTCACTAACCTAAGGAAAGATAAGCTTAGTtcaaaaaaagtgagaaattgtgagaattttgaaaataaaatatgtccAATCAGGTAGATATTGTCGGTTCTGAATTTAAGAACCgacaatatctacataattGAGAGTCGATTATTGCCctttacatatttaaaattgttaggggcatttttctttttctttttttgggcaATGAGACTAAGAAATTCTACGTTGATGATTTAGTAAACACATATGAAACCAGAGAAGCATATCATTACCTAGAATCCAAAATTTTGAAGCCAAAGATCTTTCATCACAGAAGAAACGACCGTCAATTCTGGTTAGACATCTTCCTTTGCAGTTTGCACATACTTCAACAACTGTAACGTGAAAATTTTATCATCCTTTGGTGACAATCAACAAcctttaacttaaattaatcaaattattaaaataattctttgatCTTGTCAAACCAAATGTTGAAAAGGCCTGGTAAATGAATAATACTGTCATGTGAATGATTATATATTTGTTAGGCATAGTTAGATTGATGATCAAGAAAGGGTCAGCATGGATTGATCAACACCCTAATATACAAAGACATGTATCTCTAAAATTCGTGGATGAACAGGCTTTAATGGAGTCTTACCTTGGCATCCATTGGGTAGATAAGGGTTCCCTTCTTGGTAAGCCGGACAGGAGCAAGAATAATAAGAATGATTTCCCAGTGCCCCATCAGGGACTGTGTTTTTGTGACAATCACTGCCCTCTACCGATTCTTTTATCATCCAGATCATTTCTCCCTCCGATGAAGCCTCATATTCCATACCTGAACCTGAAGACTTCCCCCTCAAAATGAAATTTCTACCGAAGGCAGCATACGTACAATTCAATTCTGTGCCCATATTTGTACTCCATGTGGTGTTCAGAATATAGAAATCAAGATTGGATGGAACAGTGGTTTTGCAACAGTTGATCCCGTAGCAACCATTGCTCAGAACACTAGAGCTGTTATCGCAAATGGAAGAGCAGCCTGCTAAGATGGTGCCTTGACGCGTGATCAGGACCGAATTGGCACAACCCACCACCCTCAGTGCGTTACCTTCTGAGTAAAAAAATGGGGTTTTACTCAAATCAGTGCCCTTCCATGTCGATCTATTCCTGTCATGGTCTTGACAGTAGACAGCCATGGGGCTGATAACAGTGACCAGTTGGTAAGCCAGTGATACAAACGTCAGCTTCAGATTGAGCTCAGGTTGACTCAAATATGGCGTTGGAGGATTAAAAGAATCGTTGCAGTTGACTGCAAACCACTCATTAAGGTAGCAATCTTTCCCTATTCCAAATGGGTATGGAATGGTAACATCTCCGCATCGTTCTTGGCAgttttgctttgccatggaggGAGTAGCTGTTGACGCAGTTGTTAGCCATAGCAAGGAGATGAGCAGAAGCACAGACTTCACATTCATTTCTTCAGCCGAAGATCTTCAAAGTGGTATTCGTCTTCTTTGGGAGGGTAGGACATTAGATTAGTTGGCTGCGGTTTTCCCTTATCATGTGATGACCGATGAGCTAGCCCACAGCTCCACCATCTCCAAagaataaacaattttttgctGGTCAGAGATTAGGGGCTCCCcttataaaatatctaaaaacacAGTTGGATTGCCTCAACCCTTCTCGTTGTTTGACTTTCAACCTTCTCCgattttcagaaattttaaaTCATCTTACCGCGTGAAGGGATATAATCTTAGCATACCGTGTACACCTGTCCATACAAGCCCTGCTTAAAtcaaaagcctttttttttttaattattattttttaatttatttcaagaACTAGCAATTGCATTTAAAAGATTCACccatagaaattaaaaataaaaataaaaatattatttaacgTACTTTatattgtttagtttttttttttgtctctaatatgaagaagaatttttataaatcaataaaatatagtttaatgataattgtaattttattatattagggaatcaataaaaaaaaactttgtttaaaagaaagttcaattttattgatttataaacccattaagatataatttttttttgaaaaaaattaattttacaatatcaagaaactaataataaaatatttatattcaaaatctagtaatttaattaaaaattggattattttatatttattgatcaTGATATTAATATTGTCTCCACCGAGATGGAATACCTTCCTTTATCCTCCAATGTCATGGACCCACATCAActtcattttgaaattaaatcGAAGTATTAAAATGTAACATACACAAAATAGTTGGCatttaaagaaatcaaatatctAATTTACATTAGTATTAAGTGCATATTAACAAAGAAATGGTTCATAATagtaaaatattacaaattaaaaaatgcaaCATGATTTAACTGCCTCATTATCATGTGTTAAATAGTAGTGGTTGAACATCCAATGAGAATGCTTTCTTATAGTCGAACTTAGGGGTGGCAACGGGGCAAGTTCGGGACAGGTTGCCCTCGTCCCAACCCCGTcctatttattcaaaacaatttccatCATcgtctcatttaaaaaattaaacggggtaGGGTGGGGCGGACAGGTATGATAAATTTTCACACctcgtttaactttttttttgaattttattttatttttaaaaaaattacttttaaaatttttaattatattaaaataaatatattgtataactaattaaattattatatttttttataacttattttattaaaaatattttattattatctatatattaaaaatagtaaaataaaaattaaattttaatttaatgtatAATCGGGGCGGGGTGGGGCAATACCCAAACCTGCCccgagtttttaaaaaatttccaaacctatcccaaacccgtttattaaaattaaaccctGTCCCATTAGGGACAGGGCGAGGTGGGTACCCGAAAAGACTAGTCCTATTGCCATCCTTAATCGAACTACATTGTCACTATTGAGGTTGAAACACTATCTAAAGGCCCACTTATGTCAGTTATAATAGCTTCATCCTCTTGgacattttctttagtattcAATGGCAAAGAAGATGTTCTGATATGCACCAACTCCATTGCTACTTCTCCCATTGTTGGCCTTTTTCTCCCATTCAAGTTCAAGCATAGACTTGCAAGGTTAGTGATTGCCATGATCTCCTCTTTTTGGCCTTTTGTTGAAACTCGAGCATCaagaatatcaaataaattattctccTCCAGtgataaattaaaatgtatTGCCAAACTTTTTCATTCTTATGATCTTAATGAAGAAATCGGCTTTTGTCCCGTCAAAAGCTCAACAAGAACAACTCCAAAACTATAGACATTACTTTTTTCAGTGAATTGACTGGATTGAAAATATTCCGATCCAAATAACTAAAAGTTCCTTGTACAATGGTAGTTAAGTGAGTCTGATCAATGGAGATGGATCTTGATGTTCCAAAATCTGAAACTTTTGCTATACTTATCATCCAAAAGTATATTAGCGGATTTAACATCCCTATGATAAATAGGGACGAAAGACGTTGAATGTAAGTAAGCTAGTGCTCCTGCTACTTCATTAGCAACTTGTAAACACATTTCCCAAGAAAATGGGAACTCACCTTGATCATGAATAAGTTGAAACAATGTGCCATCGGAGACGAACTCATAAACTAATAAAGGTACCTCAGTTTCCAAACAACACCCTAATAGCCCAACTATATTCCGATGGTTGATTTGCGAAAGAATCACAATCTCATTAATGAATTGTTCCACTTCATTGTTGTCAAccctttttgattttttgattgcTACAATATTTCCACTAGCTAACATACCTTTATAAACCGTCCCTTGACCTCCTTGATCAAGAATTCTGTTTGTATTGAAATTGTTTGTTGCCTTCTCCAACTCTTCTGtagtgaaattttttgttttttcaacaaCTTTATTAGAAGATATTTGTTGTTGTAATAACAAACCACCATTTTGTTTAAAGAATTGTTGTTTCAGATTGATTTCCCTCTTTTTCTTAAGTACTTTATACAACCAAAAGCTCCCTAGGAGTAGAAACAAGGATCCTCCAACAACGCTTAAACCTGCAATGTTAAGCAAAATGCAAAACAATTACATCATTGTTTAAAATGCAAGAAAACTTGCTTAGTTTCTTATTGTCATTGTCTTTGTTCCTGTCATCAACCTATATGGACTTTGGTATCTATTATAAACCTCTTCTTTTGTTTGGCACCTAAGAAAATGGTAATAGATGCTCAAAATCAAATGGAGTATTGGGTCCTATAACAAGTGCAacatatcttttcttttttctttcaaattgattctAGTACAATAAAACCCTCAATTGTATATATAcacacaaaaaataattattatttaataacataatataattttaaaaaaatttatttatttttaattataaatattattaacaaagaaataaaaaaattacttacaaaattatcaattaatgaatgatttccaaataataataaatatgacaaataatatttcattaatattttttaacataaacaTTGAgatacaatatatttttattttaa is part of the Vitis riparia cultivar Riparia Gloire de Montpellier isolate 1030 chromosome 17, EGFV_Vit.rip_1.0, whole genome shotgun sequence genome and harbors:
- the LOC117904544 gene encoding wall-associated receptor kinase-like 8, giving the protein MNVKSVLLLISLLWLTTASTATPSMAKQNCQERCGDVTIPYPFGIGKDCYLNEWFAVNCNDSFNPPTPYLSQPELNLKLTFVSLAYQLVTVISPMAVYCQDHDRNRSTWKGTDLSKTPFFYSEGNALRVVGCANSVLITRQGTILAGCSSICDNSSSVLSNGCYGINCCKTTVPSNLDFYILNTTWSTNMGTELNCTYAAFGRNFILRGKSSGSGMEYEASSEGEMIWMIKESVEGSDCHKNTVPDGALGNHSYYSCSCPAYQEGNPYLPNGCQVVEVCANCKGRCLTRIDGRFFCDERSLASKFWILGISLGGGLLFLLLGGFWLYKVLRRRRKIKLREQFFQQQLLQHQMSSNEVSIENTKIFTFNELKKASDNFNEDRILGRGGQGTVYKGMLTDGRIVAIKKSKIVDENQYEQFINEIVILSQLNHRNIVKLLGCCLEIEVPLLVYEFISHGTLFELIHDKNNELPFSWERRLEIATEVAGALAYLHSASSTPIFHRDIKSKNILLDEKYRAKVADFGTSRSVSIDQTHLTTLVRGTFGYLDPEYFRTGQFTEKSDVYSFGIVLVELLTGQKPISSTRTEEERSLASYFILSIEETNLFDILDAQVVKEGGEEEIMAVVNVATQCLNLNGKKRPTMKEVALELERVKSHVPLHVRGHFELAKYIRTEIIGPSDCASSSTGSGLIYRNTPSLNENSSFSNTL